The Sorangiineae bacterium MSr11954 DNA segment TACTCTCCCTCCTCGTTGACACAGAAATAGGGCCTATTGTGAACATGGCGGTCGAGTCGCGAGCACGCTGCGTGGCAGGACTCCACGAACTCCAGATGTTCGACGCGTCGTCGTCGCAAGGTATGGCCGAAGAAGCGGCCGGAGCGAAGGGTCATCATCATCGGACGGATCCAAAGTGCACGAGGTCGGTGTTGCTCCGAGGATTGCCCATCGACGCTGAGGAGAACCTGAGAGTCTCAGCGAAATCTCAGCCAACCTTGGCATCCGGAGTCGGCAGGGCATGGCCTGCGATCCGTACGGGCACGGGCGCGGACGCGCGTTTCCCGCCGCACCGGCGACAGCGAGCTGTTCCAACGAGCGCGCGGTGCGGATGCACGGGGCTTGGAGACCTGCCGGCGTGCCGCTGGAGCGAGAGCGGCTCGTAGCTGCCATCCCCACGACCTTCGTCACACGAGGATCGTACGCACGCGCTCTTTGGGATCGACTCGACTGGTCTCGGCGTTCATCCGATTTCGTGACGGCCGGACCGTGAGCGGGTCGAGTCCAGTTCGCTCGCAACGTTGGTTGCAGCCGAACGTGTGCGCTCGGCATGCATGATGCGCCTTATGAGCCCAACCTCGGACAATGATTTATAGACATCGATTCGAGCTGCACGAATCCGGTGTGACAACGATAGAGGCGAAGATGCCATCTATGTGCGAGGGGGAGCGTCATGTTCGAACGGGCGAAGTACGTCGCGGGGGTTTCTGCACTCCTTGACGTCGGGCTGGCGCCGGCAACGACGGGCAAGCAGGCCGCAGACCTCGGTACGTTCGACGGCAATCTCTGCACGGTTTCGAGCGTAAACGATTCCGGTGCCGTGGTCGGTTCGTGCCGCATGGCCGAAGGCAATTTCGTCACCGCGTATTGGGCCCCCGGTGCCGCCCCGGTCCGTCTCCCTCGCCTCGTCGAAGAGCGTCCGTGTTCCATCACGAGCCTCAACAACGCGGGAGCCGCGGTTGGAAGTTGCGCGTTCGGCCATGTCGGCGAAGCCGCGGGTGTTCGATGGCGCGAGCTACCGGCGCATGCTCCCGAACAGCTCGAGCCCGGTGAGGGCGACGTGCAGTCGCGTGCGCGCCTCCTCAACGAACGCGGGGTCGCCGCCGGCTCGAGCCGCGACGCCGAAGGCGCGCGCCACGCGGTCGTCTGGAAGTGGAGCTCGACCAAACCGACCGATCTTCCCGAGCTCGACTCCACGGCGTGCACCATCGCGGACATGAGCGACGACGACGATCCGTTCATCGTCGGTACCTGCGATCGACGTCACGGCGGCGCCGTCGCCGTACGCTGGACTCCGAACGGCGCCTCGTACGATGTCGCGCAGCTCGCGCTGCCGCCGGGCACCACCCGCTGTTGGCCCGTCGACGTGAACACGCAGCACCTCGCCGCCGGTACATACCAAATGCTCGACGGCAGCCTCGAGGCCGTTCGCTGGCGCGCCAACGGAACCGAGGTCCTCCCCTGCTGACCCGCATCGACGCGCGCACGGTGCACCCAATGCTCTCGGTCGTCGACATGAGCGAGTCCGGCGTCATCGCCGGCAACTACATCACGAGCCCGGGGCTCACGCAGGCCTTCGTTTGGTCCCCGTGGACGATCCGGCGGCGGACCAACGAGGGGACGACCTCGGCACGCTTGGCGGTTTCTCCACCCGCGCCTTCGGCGTCTCCGAGGATGGATCGATCTCGGGCACCGCGCAGAACGATCAGGGGTGCCACGAAGCCTTTATTTGGAATCCGCGATCGAAGAAGATATCCGGCATCGGCACATTGGGAGGATTCTGGAGCCGCGTGACCGCGAGGAGCCGTACCGGGCAAGTTGCCGGTGTGAGTCAGACCGAAGACGGGCACACACACCCGTTTATTGCGGCCGCAGGTGCGCCGCCGCCGCCACCGGCGGGAGGATGCCAGCGCAAAACCGACGGGCGAGCCGGACGAAACGCCGTTGACTCGGCGGTCCGTAGGTCGCTACTCGCGAATGATTCACGGTTGATCGTAAAGTCCGGTGGTGTGCTGATCGACTCGGGTGGCGATGCGGCGAATTTAGCCGTAGCTTATCAGGGTAGCGAGTCTCAAGCTGCAGAGAATGATCAAAAATCGGGCTATACCAATCAGAACCTTGGGATGGGCGTCGCCGAAAAAAGTATCGAACCCGAAATCGAAGGCGAATGAGCTGTTTTGGCCATGGCGGGCCCGGACCAGTCTATTGATGTGGGACGTCGGTGAGCTCCTCGCCCGCACGAAGCGCCTTCGCTTGACCCGATCACGACTCCGGCAAATGAGGCACCAGCCGCTCCGCCCGAGGCATGGTCGATCCCATTCCGAACCTTCGGAGTCCGGAGAGCCAGACGGGCGGTCGAGCGCGGGCGGCGGGACGTCGTGCGTCGCCGCCGCCATCGCTCATCGAATTAGCGGCAGTGGAGCTCGCCGTTGATGTTGGCGACGTCGCCGTGGCACGGTGATTCGCTGCTCGGCAATGCCGTATAGCCGCCGTAGTAGCCGTTGTACTTCTTGCACGAGGAGGCATTCGCCCACTCGATCGGACGCCCGTCCGTGGGGCCCCAGCGCCTCGTTCCGGTGCACGTCGCGTAGAACGACGTCCTCGTGCCCAGCGCACTGGCCTGGTCGGCGGACGCCTCCTCGGCGTGCTCCTCGGAGCTTTGGGTCACGACGCCTTGTTTGTCTTGAGCAGCCTCATCGCCCGTCGATGCACCGCTGCATGCCACCACTCCACCCAACAGTCCCATCGTTCCCAAGAAAGCAACCATCACCGTCATTCGAGTCATCGATATTTCCCTCATTCTCCGAACCATCACCTCGGCTCGGTTATCGATGTTTCGTGAGTGCAACGGTCGCGCCAAAGCCTCGAGCGCCGGGCGAAATGCCAATTTGCGGCCGAGAATCGAAAACAGCTGTGCGTGACCATGTACCATCATCGCGCTTCGCGCCTGGTACATGGGGCACCCCACGGTACACGGAGAGGGATATCGCGACGAAGGGCGCCTGGTCGATCGGGCGCTTCGGCGCGGGTCGTACCGCTCTTGCCGACGCCGAACGTCGAGGCTGATTCGGATTTATGCTTGCCTATCGCCGAGGTGCGAAGGGCGAAATCGGGCACCAAGCCTTGGAAGGATCACTTGGCGGAAAAAGTACGCAAGAGGGTGGACGTGCCAAGCTCCACGTGCGTTTCGACTTCCGTCGTGTCGAGGAGCACGTCGAGTGCCTCGACCGCCGTTGTCCGCTCGCTCAGCCATACCTGCAGTCATGCATAGCATGACGAGCATGCTGATTGAGAAAGGCTCGCCCAGCGCGCATGATCTCCCTCGTCGACGTTTGGGGTCGCCCACCATGGGGCTTCGCACGAGAGACCACGATGAACGGCGGAAGACTGCGACTACGATTCCTCGACCGAGTTTGCCGACGCGGCAGCACGGAGCAGGCACCAGCAAATTACCGCCGAATCCAAAAAGAAGTATCCCGTTTGCGAAGATGACATGACGAGCTTCGTAAAAGGCGTTTGCGCCGCGGTCAGGGGAGCGGCGCGATCCCGCCCTCGATCGGCGACGAGCTCGGACGATCGGGGCGACTCGAACGAACCACCAAACCATCCCAAGAGGACACCATGAACCGCCAGACCCACATGAAAATGAACCATATGAGCTTCCCCACCGTGGACGTCGCGACGGAGGCAAAATTTTTCGAAGAGCATTTCGGCGCGCGGATCGAGTTCGTCGACGTCGGCACGGGAAGCGCTCTCCTGAAGCACGGGGAGACCGATATCGTACTGGAAGCCAAGGCGGGGGCGGTCCCTTGGCACGACGATTTCCACTTCGGGTTCGAATTCGAGACCAAGCGCGAGGTCGAAGCTCTTTACGCGCAATTGAAGCTCGCAGGCGTGAAACTCGAAACCGAAGTGTACAACCGCCTCGGGCGCGGCTCGCGTTTCTTCGGGCGGACGCCGGCCGGCGTTCAGTTCGAGATCATCACGCGGGAAGACATGGAGTCCAAATGGGACGCTCGTAAGAAGTGAAGGATCTGAATTCAGACGTTCGACAGTTCCAACGAACGCCCTCTTCGTCCATGGTCATCTCGTCGCGGTGATCGGCACCTGCATGCAGACGCCCGAGGCGTGGCTGGGGCCATCGATTCACGCAGTCCACGTTCTGGTGATGCGACCGTGGGTGGCGCCCTGGCCCCCGCACGTTGCCTCGCTCATTCCTTCCTTCACGTTCATCGACGATGACGAGCGGACCGCTCGGAGGTGAGAGCCACCCGCCGAGCTCGCACGACGCATGCGACGAACGCCGTCGCCATCCGCATCGAAACGGCGTTTCGAACGATTGTCCTCCGCCCGAGCTTTTGACGGCTCGACGCGAACGAGCAAACCGCGCGAAGGTGAGAGCCACCCGCCGAGCTCGCACGACGACCCGCGAATGCGATGAACGCCGTCGCCATCCGCATCGAAACGGCGTTTCGAACGGTGTCCTCTGCCCGATCTTTCGACGGCTCGACGCGAACGAGCAGAGCGCTCGGAGGTGAGAGCCACCCGCCGAGCTCGCACGACGCATGCGACGAACGCCGTCGCCATCCGCATCGAAACGGCGTTTCGAACGGTGTCCTCTGCCCGATCTTTCGACGGCTCGACGCGAACGAGCAGGGCGCTCGGAGGTGAGAGCTACCCGCCGAGCTCGCACGAGGACCCGCGAATGCGATGAACGCCGTCGCCATCCGCATCGAAACGGCGTTTCGAACGGTGTCCTCCGCCCGATCTTTCGACGGCTCGACGCGAAATGCCATTCAGTCGTCGAGGTCTGCGCGCCGTTTCCCAGCCCTCTTGGATGGGAGCCACCCCGCGACGAACGAACCGGTGCCCTCATTGGCCATGCTTGCAAGCCATTGGAATTACTGGCGAAACCGTGGTGGAGGCGCCCGGAATCAAGCGTGGCGCGCTCGCACCATTCTCGACGTTCTTCGAGTGGCGTAGAAGCGCTAAGTAGGAGCATCGAACATGGACGAAGGCACACAGCTCTCCGAGTATCTGGTCATCTCCCGTGGGCGCTGGGATGAAGACAAATCGCCGGCCGAGATACAGAACGCCATTGATGCGTTCTATGTCTGGCATGAACGCTGCATTGACGAAGGCCGGATGCGCCCCGGGCACCGGCTTGGCGTCGGGCGCAGAGTCGTTTCCAAGCATGGCGTGACCGATGGACCTTTCGCCGAAACCAAGGAGCTCATCGGCGGGTATTGGTTCATCGTGGCCGCCAGCCTCGAGGAGGCCTCCGCACTGGCCGCCGAGAACCCCTGTTTGGCCTGTGGTCTGACCTACGAAATTCGGCCGATCGAGCTCGCGCGGGCCAGCGCATTCGCCGTCACCAACGAAACCTCCGTTCGAAGGTGAGCGATTGGAGGCGGCAACGCTTCGCGGCTCGTTTCGTCCATAAGGGACTGATCGGTTCCAAATCCCGGACCAGGCCACCGCGCGTGGGTGGCGTACTGTATCTGGTACACATTGGTACACTGTTTCAGATTCTCCGCGCGATCCCGGCCACGGATCGAAAGCCGGCGTCGTAAAAGGTGCAAAAGATGCGAATTGCCGCCTAGGCCTTGGCCGGCCCGTCGATTGCTAAGTCGCCGGTATGGATATCCCGGCTCGCGCGACGCGCTTGGTCCGTCGTGGCGTTTCCGATCGGCGCGGAGTCTCCGCCGTCGAATACGTACTTGTCGTCTGGGTGATTCTGCTCGCAGGCGCCATCGGCTATCGCCTGCTCGCCGAGCATGTCGGAAAATCGGCAGATGCTACGAAGCGGGAGCTCGAAGGCGGGGAGGGCTACCAGGCATCACGAGCCGCGGGCGTGCAATCCGAGCCGGGCGAAGGGGCCGATCCCGGCGTCCAGACGTTCGCCGGCGGCTCGCCCAACATGGCCGCGAAGCCGAAACCCCCCAAGCCAGGCGGCGGAGGGGGAGGCAGTGGCGGATGCTCCGGGTCCAACAAACGCGACAAGGATCCCCCGGGTACGAACGCCCCGCCGAAGCCCTCCGCCTCGGCGCCCGCGCCCAAGCCTCCAGCGTCGGTGGCCGATGCCTCGAAACTCATCGACGCCTCCGAGGGGCGCTCATTCGGTAACGGCACCGGTCATGCCCGGGCGCACGTCCCGAAAGAGGGCCAGGATCCGGCGCTCCTTGCCGAGTCGCGAAAAAAGCCGAACGGCGATCCCTACGCGGACAATACGGTTTTCCGCTCGGGTCGTCAGGGAGAGCAAGCGCTGCGCGACATCATGAACGAGCGTGCCGACGATCTCGCGAACCTCAAGCCGGGCGATCCGCCCATTACGGGGACGCGAAGGTTCAACGAGACCCTCGAAGGGTATCACTCCAAGTATGGAAATACGGCCTTCAACGTCCAGATCCAAGCGGTCGACTACACCATCGTTCGACTCCCGAGCGGGGACCTGCATATCATTCACTACCAGCCCGTTCCGATCCTCCCATGAGTGAGCCCCACGTGAAGAAACTCGCCTTCGACGCGCTCAGCCCCGTTCTCGCCGAGCTCTCGGTCCCCGAAGGCCCCCACGATTTTGGCGTGCGGACGTCCGGGTGGCCGGCCGTCCACGACATCGGTTCGTACGGCGCCCCCCGATGGCGCATTCGCCAGCCGATGGCCCCCGACGACGGATGGGAGCTCGAGACCCTGCCGAGCGGCGGGCTCCTTCCAGCGCGCCCGGTCCCGGAGGATTTCGAATGGGCGTACCTCACATGGGCCGAGGGGAGCCGCGCCGAAGCCGGCGCCGCGGTGCTCCATGCGCTGCCCCCCGGCCGCTATCTGCTCGTGCGATCGAGCCTCGAGCCCCGCCGCGGGGCGAGCGTGCTGCTCGGCAATGAGCGCGTGCCGAGCCCTGCGAACACTCGGGTCCTCGTCGACGCCGGATCGTTTTACGCCATGCTGGTTGGCCCCGAGAGCGATGCTCCTCCGCGCACGACGCATCCCCTCGTCGGACTCGTTGCGCTGAACTACACCGGGGGCCCGTTCGTGCACGGAGCCCTGTTCTTCGATGCCCTGGCGCGCGAGGCGAGCGAGGAAAACGAGGCGGCGCCGGATGCGCCGGGCGATCGCGTGCTCGTCATCCCCCGTACCGGCGAGCTCCTCATCGATGCCCTCGCCGAGTTCTCGAAGGATCGCACGGAGCGGGACAAGAGCGCGTGGCGAGATACACGCGCCCACGAGCTGGCCCGCGTGCTGACGGGAATCGAGTAGCCGAGGTGCTCGAGGGGCTCGCCGGGTGCGAGGGAGCTACCGCTCGTCGCCCGGAAATGCCGCTCGGCGGCGCGGCGAACCGCTCGTCCGCGACGCATTGGTGACCGCACCGCGCTTGAATACGATGTCTGCCGGGCCAGTAACGGCTGCGGCGGCGATCCCTTCGCCGCCCCGACACACCTCGTGGCGCCGCTCGCGGCGCGGGAGCCGAGATGAAGCGACGCGATTTCCTTTCGATATGCGCCACCGCCGCGGGAGCCGCGGCGCTCTCGGCGTGCGGGCGAGCGGGTGGCGGGCCGGTGGCGCCGGCGCCCCTGGATGCCGCGGCGTTTCAGGCCTCACGGCGCTTCGTCGCCACACCCTTTGGGCGAATTGCATACGTGGAGCGCGGAAACGGTCCGGCCGCGCTCTTCCTCCACGGCTTCCCGATGAACGGCTTTCAGTGGCGCGCTTCGATCGAGCGGCTGTCGCGGTACCGGCGGTGCCTCGCTCCGGATTTCATCGGGCTGGGCTACACCGAAGCGTCCGAACAGCAAGATCTCTCCCCACAGGCGCAGACCGACATGCTGGCGGCGTTCCTCGATCGGCTCTCGGTTCCCGCGGTCGACCTGATCGCCAACGACAGCGGCGGGACGATCGCGCAGCTCTTCGTGGCGAAGTACCCCGCCCGGGTACGCACGATGCTCCTCACCAACTGCGACGTGCACGAGAACAGCCCGCCCGCGCAGATGCACAACTCGATCGAGAAGGCGCGAGCCGGCCGCTACGATCAGAAAATGGAGCGCCACCTCACGGATCGCGTCTACGCGCGCTCGCCGCAAGGCATCGGCGGATCCGCCTACATCGATCCGGCCCACTTCACCGATGAGGCCATCGAGTACTATTTCAAGCCGCTGGTCGCGTCGCCGATCCGGCGCACGCAGCTCAATCGCCATCTGGCGGCGTTCGAGCCGAATCCGCTCGTCGCCATCGAGCCGGCGCTCCGGCGGTGCACCGCGCCGACGCGGATGGTATGGGGCACCGCCGACCAACTCTTTCCGGTGACGTGGGCCGAGTGGCTCGACCGCGCGCTCCCCGGAACCCGCGGCATACGTCGGGTCGACGCAGGGAAGCTGTTCTGGCCGGAGGAGATGCCCGACATCGTGGCGGAGGAGGCGCGTGCGCTTTGGGGCGTCTAGAGCCTGCGCGCGGCTCCGTCCAACGTCGCGCGCAGCCGCATTCAGCCAGGAGTGTCGCAATGGATCGTAGAGAGTTCATGGAGCTGGCCATCGGTGGACTTGCTGCGGGAGCGCTCGCCGCATGTGGCGCTCGCGCGGCGCGCGGTCCCGCCGCTGGCGGTGTGACGACGAACGCCGCGGCGTTCGGTGCCGCGCGGCGCATGGTCGAGACGCGGTTTGGAAAGATCGCGTATGTCGAGCGGGGCGAGGGGAGCGCGGCGCTGTTCATTCATGGCTTTCCGCTCAATGGGTTTCAATGGCGCGGCGCGCTCGATCGCTTATCGATGTACCGCCGCTGCATCGCTCCCGATCTCATGGGAATGGGATACACCGAGATCCCGGACGGCCAAAGTGTCGCGGCCGGCGCGCAGGCGGAGATGCTCGTCGCGGTGCTCGATGCACTCTCGATCTCCGCGGTCGATCTGGTCGCGAATGACAGCGGCGGTGCAGTCGCACAAATCCTCGTCGCGCGCCATCCTGCGCGATTCCGGACCCTGCTATTGACCAACTGCGACACCGAGAACGACAGCCCGCCGCCCGCGCTGTTCCCCGGCATCCATCAGGCGCGAGCGGGGAGGTGGGTCGACGAATGGCTCGCGCCGCAGCTCGCGGACAAGAACTTCTGTCGATCCGAAAAGGGGCTCGGCGGCGGCGCGTACACCGATCCTGCGCGCCTGACCGACGAGGCGATCGACTACTACTTCGCGCCGATCTTGAGCTCTCCGCGGCGCAAGGCGCAGGGAGACGCTTATTGCGCGGCGCTCCTGCCCAACCCGCTCGCCGGGATCCAGCCGCTGCTCCAGCGCTGCGAGGTGCCGGTGCGGATCGTGTGGGGGACGGGCGATTTGGTCTTCTCGGCGGCGAATCCCGACTACCTCGCTCGCACATTTCCCAAGTCGCGCGGCGTGCGCCGCATTCCCGGGGCAAAGCTCTTCTTCCCGGAGGAGCTCCCGGACATCATCGCCGAGGACGCGCGCCGCTTGTGGGGCGCCGGCGAGCACGGGCTAGCTCCTCGATGAGCCAGTACGACCTGGTGGCTCCCATGCGCTCTTCTTCGAGGACGGCACCGCGCCGCGCCGGCGGCTTCGCCTTCGGACGGGCGGCTCATGGCTTAACGACGTCACGCGCTCGCCGAGATCGACATTCTCAACGCGGCCTTTGCCTTTGCTTCTCTTTGCGCCCTTCCCACGTCGCCGCGGCCTCCTCCTCGGCTTCCCATTCACCCCCGGTGTCCGACGGCGCAACCCGCACCCTCCCCGGCGACGGCTCGAACCTCGCTCGCCGCTCCGCGGGCGCCGCCATCTGCCGCGCCTCGCGGGGGACCCTCCGTGCCATTCGCTCGTCGTGCTGGCGCTGCTGGTTCTCGTACCACCACTTCTCGCCCGCATCGTGCTCCCGGAAGTCTTGCTCGCTGGCTGTCAGCGCGACGAGCGCGTGAATGGCCAGGCCGATGCCCCAGCCAACCAGGGGTAAGAACCAGATCCACCACGGGGTGAAGCTCAAAAGAACGAGGCCGAGCACCAGGATCCCAGCGTTGACGATTCCGTAGACCCCCGCGTGCCGATAGAGGTTCAGCCGCTGTTGGCGGAACCAGGCATCGCGCTTCTTCACGAAATCGCCGTCCGCGGCGCTCGGCTGCTGCTTGCTGGCTCGCAGCGCGCGGCTGGCCTCCCGCAGGGAATCGGGATCGATCCCCACTTCGGCTGCGACGGCGAGCAGATCTTCGAAGCTAAGCTTGGTCGAACCCTCGCGCTCACCTTGCTGATCAATGGCTTTGGCCAGCACATCGCGCACCTCGCCCGTCGAGAAACGCTGCGCGTCGGTCGCGCCCCGCGCTAGCTGCTCGGGGGCTCGTCGGGGCTTCGCCGATTCGGGCTCGTCGCCTGCGCGAACGGCGGCGTCGAGGGCGTGCGCGACGTCGTCCATGGACGGGAAGCGATTCTCGGGGCGCTTCTCGAGCGCTCGGAGGACCACGTCCTGGATGGCGCGCGGCACCGCGGCCTGATCGAGGGGAGCGCGGTCGACACGATCGATGAGCACCGACGCCATGACGGCCATCGCATCACCCGATTCGCGCCAAGGAAGCCGGCCCGCGAGCAGCTCGTAAGCGACGACACCCCACGCGAACTGGTCGGTGCGACCGTCGAGCGCCTCGCCGAGGATTTGCTCGGGCGCCATGTAGGAAGGGGTTCCCAGCTTGACGCCCTCGATCGTGAGCGTCGGGAGCGCGGGCGCCGCCGCCGTGCCGTGGGGACCGAGGCTGCCGCCCTGGCGACGGGCGATGCCGAAGTCGAGCACCTTCACCACCCCGTCCTCGCGGACCATCACGTTCTCGGGCTTGATGTCGCGGTGGACGAGCCCGCG contains these protein-coding regions:
- a CDS encoding alpha/beta hydrolase, whose amino-acid sequence is MDRREFMELAIGGLAAGALAACGARAARGPAAGGVTTNAAAFGAARRMVETRFGKIAYVERGEGSAALFIHGFPLNGFQWRGALDRLSMYRRCIAPDLMGMGYTEIPDGQSVAAGAQAEMLVAVLDALSISAVDLVANDSGGAVAQILVARHPARFRTLLLTNCDTENDSPPPALFPGIHQARAGRWVDEWLAPQLADKNFCRSEKGLGGGAYTDPARLTDEAIDYYFAPILSSPRRKAQGDAYCAALLPNPLAGIQPLLQRCEVPVRIVWGTGDLVFSAANPDYLARTFPKSRGVRRIPGAKLFFPEELPDIIAEDARRLWGAGEHGLAPR
- a CDS encoding YciI family protein, producing the protein MDEGTQLSEYLVISRGRWDEDKSPAEIQNAIDAFYVWHERCIDEGRMRPGHRLGVGRRVVSKHGVTDGPFAETKELIGGYWFIVAASLEEASALAAENPCLACGLTYEIRPIELARASAFAVTNETSVRR
- a CDS encoding protein kinase; this translates as MLKPGDTFERYTIEAPLGQGGMGCVYRAHDTRLGRRVALKVISDGQRDERADAEANARLLREARAAAAFDHPNAVSIFDVGEYEGTPFIVMELVLGRTLREAVGDASVPAATRVAELADVARALAVAHKRGLVHRDIKPENVMVREDGVVKVLDFGIARRQGGSLGPHGTAAAPALPTLTIEGVKLGTPSYMAPEQILGEALDGRTDQFAWGVVAYELLAGRLPWRESGDAMAVMASVLIDRVDRAPLDQAAVPRAIQDVVLRALEKRPENRFPSMDDVAHALDAAVRAGDEPESAKPRRAPEQLARGATDAQRFSTGEVRDVLAKAIDQQGEREGSTKLSFEDLLAVAAEVGIDPDSLREASRALRASKQQPSAADGDFVKKRDAWFRQQRLNLYRHAGVYGIVNAGILVLGLVLLSFTPWWIWFLPLVGWGIGLAIHALVALTASEQDFREHDAGEKWWYENQQRQHDERMARRVPREARQMAAPAERRARFEPSPGRVRVAPSDTGGEWEAEEEAAATWEGRKEKQRQRPR
- a CDS encoding alpha/beta hydrolase, which translates into the protein MKRRDFLSICATAAGAAALSACGRAGGGPVAPAPLDAAAFQASRRFVATPFGRIAYVERGNGPAALFLHGFPMNGFQWRASIERLSRYRRCLAPDFIGLGYTEASEQQDLSPQAQTDMLAAFLDRLSVPAVDLIANDSGGTIAQLFVAKYPARVRTMLLTNCDVHENSPPAQMHNSIEKARAGRYDQKMERHLTDRVYARSPQGIGGSAYIDPAHFTDEAIEYYFKPLVASPIRRTQLNRHLAAFEPNPLVAIEPALRRCTAPTRMVWGTADQLFPVTWAEWLDRALPGTRGIRRVDAGKLFWPEEMPDIVAEEARALWGV
- a CDS encoding VOC family protein, which gives rise to MNRQTHMKMNHMSFPTVDVATEAKFFEEHFGARIEFVDVGTGSALLKHGETDIVLEAKAGAVPWHDDFHFGFEFETKREVEALYAQLKLAGVKLETEVYNRLGRGSRFFGRTPAGVQFEIITREDMESKWDARKK